Sequence from the Rhodococcus pseudokoreensis genome:
GTGTCCGCCGGCATCGGTTGCACGCCGATGATGGGGATGCTCAGTCACCTCGCCGACACCGAGGACTCTCGTCCGATCTCGGTGCTGCATGCCGACCGCTCGCCCAGCAACCACGCGCACCGTGCCGAGTTGACCGAACTGGTGGAACGTCTGCCGTTCGCGGTCATGCACCGTTGGTACGAAGACCTCGGCGCCCGCCGCCCCGAAGGCCACCTTCGGGAAGGCCGCGCCGATCTCGGCGAGGTCACCATCGCACCGGGTACCCGGGCCTACCTGTGCGGTCCGCTGCCGTTCATGCTCGGCATGCGTGAGGCGCTACTCGCGAAGCAGGTGCCGGCCGAGAACATCCACTACGAGGTCTTCGGCCCGGACAGCTGGGCGGCCGCCCCGGCGTAAGCAGCGCGCCGCGTACCACCCCCGGCGCCGTCTGCATCGGGGGTGCTACGGAGAACCATCCCTAAATGACCGCGCCAACGCGTTCGTGAGCACCCTCACCGACTCGGCGCGCAGAGCGGGAAGGACCCGACATGGCAACCGTGCAGGCCGTCGCGATCGCTGTGGCCTTCGTATGGCTGGAATGGTGTCGGCCATCTCGCTCGTGGAGGCGCCGCTCAAATTCCGCGCGCCCGGAGTGACGGTGCGGGTTGGATGAGGAATCGGACGCCTCGTCTTCCGTGCCCTGAACTGCATCGAGATTGCCTGGGCGGCAGTACTGGTCGCCACAGTCATCGTTGGCGGTCCACCGGCTGGGGCGGTAGCTGCCGCGATGACCGCGGTGACGGTGCTCATCGTGCAAGTAGCCGGTGTTCGTCCCTGGCTGACGCGTCGGTCCAACCGGGTCCTGGCCGGCGAAGATGTTTCCCGTTCACGCGCGCATCACGTCTATGTCGGGTTGGAAACAGTGAAGGTCCTCGCGCTCCTCACGACCGGGATCCTTCTCCTTGGTGCGTAGGTGGCCTCCCGGCGATCCGCGCACACGGTGAGCCTGTGCTCGACGGTCGACTGCGCTGGTCTGCTGCCAGCGAGGCGCCCGAAGGTGCAGGGCAGCGGCGGTTCATCGGGTTGGGGCGATCATGACCGGGCATTGGGAGGCGTGTTGCCCGGCACTGCCAGGGAGCCAAGCAGGGGGGCGGCCGATCCGCCACGTCCCCGGCTGCCGTGACAACCAAGTGCGCGTGCCGTGACTGCTCGTCGAGGTGGTGCAGCGGTCGATCCCGGACCACGACCTTCGAACGGCCACACCGGGGTTGGTGTCGCACCAGCCTGCCGCTCGGAGAGAACGCCTGCTCCGCGTGGCGATCGTGGCCTTTCGAGATCGCGGTCGTCAAGGTCCCTCGTGAAGACTGTGGCGAGGGCGAAGTCGCTCCAGGGCGGCACCGCCACCAGGGGTCCCGACGTCGCGCTTGCTCGGAAGGCGGCGCCGATTGCTGGACGCCGTAGACATCACCGAACTGCCTGCCCACGGCTCCGCCGTCGCATTGCCCATCGGTCTCGGACCGGGTATCGCGAGGGGAACACGCGGCCCGATCCCAACCCGACTCGCCGGCGTCTCAGGCAGAAAGTACCTGGCGCCGTGCCCATTGCCTCACCGCGCTCGCGGCCGCGTGCCGTGGCACCACGGTCGTCACTGCAGGACCGTTCGGGGTGGCAGCGCGGAGGAGAGAGGCAGCTCTGGCGGTTCAGCGGTCCGGTTCGTTGCCGAAGACGAGGCGGCGGCCGGTGATCTCGGTGGGCGTGATCTCGACGTAATTGAATTTGGGTGTGGCCAGCCATGACCGCAAAGGCAACTCGTCGGCTGCGGCGACCTCGCTGAGCTTCTGAAGTCGCCGCGCGGTGCCGTGGACGATGACGCTCCACCCCGTGTTCTCGGATATCTCGTCCACCTCGAAGGTGACGTCCCGGTGGATGGTGAGTTCGACGAGCTTGGTTCCCTCCGCGGTTCGGAAGTACACCTTGCCCTCGTGGACGACGTAGTTGACGGGAAAGATGTCGACCCTCCCGGACACGCTCAAGGCAAGCCGCCCCAAGGCGCCCGAGCCGAGCAACTGCCAGCTCTCCTCCGAGGTCAGCTCGGTGATCGGTTGCTCGGCTGCCGCATCCGTGTCATAGCCCATACTTGATGATGGCACCCGGAGACCGTCATTGTCAGCACGTTGGGCCAGCTGATGGTGCGCTGCCGCCGGGGATAGGGACGCTCGGTGTCGATCTGCGCTTCCCGCTGTGCTCGCAGTGTCGCAGGTCTACCGGTGTCCGGAAGAGTTTTGTCAGATGTCGAATCGGGAGGTCGCGACGACGACCACGGGGTGCGCCCGCTCTACGCGGGGAGCCCCTACCCGGCGTGGCATCGCCGCGAGGGATCCACCCGCTACCGCCTGATCACCACGACCGCCCCGACGACCCTCGGTGAGATGTATCCGGCCACCACCTTCGTATTCTTCATGGTCGGCGGACTCATCGCCATGCTGATCCGAGCCGAGCGGACAGTGCGGGGTCTACAGTTCCTGTTGAACGAGCAGTACAACCAGCCGTTCACGAGCACGCCACGATCATGCTGCTGCTGTACGCGACATTCTCGGTGAGGCGGATAGCCGCGCCGGGAAGATCGACGGCACCGGACTGATGCCACAACAGGAGGCAAAGGCGATGGGAAGCGATGACCCAAGCGTCACGGAACTTGCCGTCAACGAATGCTGGGCGCTGCTCCGGACCGAGAGTGTTGGCCGCCTTGCCGTGTGGGTGGACGACCACCCGGATATCTTCCCCCTCAATTATGCGGTCGATCACGGAACCATCGTATTTAGATCCGGGCGAGGTACCAAGGTGTCCGCTGCGGTGTCGGATGCCCCGGTCGCGCTGGAAGTCGACGGCTACGAGACCCGATCGCGCGAAGCGTGGAGCGTGGTGATCAAGGGGCGGGCCGAAGGGATCCGTGAGATCGATGAGTTGATGGACACCGTGGATTTGCCGCTCTTTCCGTGGCAGGCCGGGACGAAGAATCTCTTCATCCGACTCGTTCCCACCCTGGTGACCGGCCGCCGGTTTCCGGTTGTCGACCCGACCGTTTGGCGAACTCCCTTCTCGAGCGTGCGACGTTCGCCTTCGGAGTAGGTGTGGACTGCAACGTCCACTGACGTAGGGATTAGACCTGTTGATGGACAATGCGTCCACGAACAAGGAGCCGGCGGCCGAGCGATGGCTGGCGGCGCACCGCTCACGCTGAATCCATGTCACCAGTAGGTCCTGGCTGAGCCTTGTCGAGCGGCTGTTCGCCGATTTGAAGATCAAAAGTTGCCACGCCAGTTCGGTGTCTGGGGCACCAGAGTCCTTCATCGGTTGTCACCGTGACGGCGTAACAGCGTGACGCGTCGGCCGCTCACGTATTCCATGTCGATGATGAGGTGGTTGTCGCCGGGATGGATCGACCACGGGACCGCGCTCCGATCGTGGAATCTGGCCATGGTTTCCGCGAAGGACACGTAGGTGGCCCATGGCAACTGCGCTCCATCCGATTCGGGTGATCAGATCGTTGTCCCCCGCTTCGAATGCAAGAAACTCCCCGTCGAAGCGTTCGAACGTCTCGTCGTCGGTGGGGATGACGACTTCGCCCCGATGGCGGCGAAGGTGACCGGACGCAGCTCCCGGACAGCAGCTCGGCCACCCGGACCGGGACGATTGGGAACGTCGCATCGTCGAGACGGTCGAGGGGAACGGACGGAGGCGTGCACCATGCTTGGTTCGCTGCCGGGGAATTGGAGCTACTACTGCGATGAGGGCAACCCGGCGAACCTGTCGGCGACGATCGCCGATGCGAATGACGCCCTGATGATCATCATCGGGAGCTCGCGGGGCGGGCTGGTGTCCGTCCTCGAGCGGGCGTGGGGGAGTCGGTGTCTTCGCAGCTGATCCATCACGGCCGCCGTCCGGTTGTCCTGGTCCCCGAACACATTAGGGCCGCGCCACCGGCGCCCGGGCGCTGAGTGAGCTGCCACAGCGAGTTCCGGATCCGCACCGACCCCCGACGCCGTGAGTCCGTGATCTATACGCGGTCGGGAGATGGACATCGGACCCCGCTGTGGGCGGGATGGAGGGGTCAGCCGCGGGCGAGGCGGCGTACGGCGCCGCGGAGGGTGTGTTCGATCTGGGGCAGGTCGACGTCTTCGGGGGCGGTGGCGGTGTTCTGTGTGGGGTTCCAGCTGATTCGGCGGTCGATCCCGGTGGCCGCGGCGGCGAGTTCGGTGCTCCACTCGCTCAGGGTCGGTTCGGGGTTGTCGACGTCTTCCCACTCGAGGATCCTAGGGCGAGTGAGTGCCACTGCAGATCGGTGGCGTGGATGGTGCGGGTTGTCATCGGGTCCTGGCTTCTGTGGGGTTGGTGCGCGGGTTTCCGCGGTCGGTGATCTCGGCGGTGGTTCCGGCGTCGCCGCGCGGGCTACGGCGGTAGGACGGGGGTCGGGCGAGGGAAGGCGCGGGAGAACGCTGTCGACCCGATCTTCGCGTGTGTGGAATTACTCGCGTTTCGGCGCTCCCATTGTTCGGTGGCTCAACCGTTCCGTGATCTGGTTCGGTTCCACCAGCTCGAAGTAGCGCGGATCGGGATTGGTTCGCGCGGCGACGATGTCGCCGTAGTTGATCATTCGGGTCGCAGCGCCGAGATGGAGTCTCTCGTGGGTGCCGACGTATCGGAAATGTGGCATGACGTTCTTCCCTCGCGGGCGTGGCCGGTGACCGGGCGCACTGCCGGACGGATGTGGGGGCCACCACCACATGCGCTCCGGCCCAGCCTGAGTGGCTTCGCCGTGTCCCGGTTCCCGGTCGCTCGATCCGGGAGGCGCATGACCCCACCCCAGTTCACCGTCACTTCCAGTTTTCTACTTATGAAGATTAGCAATTAATCGATTGGTAGTGAACGGGGTGCACACCCCAGGATCTGGTGTGCACCGGGGGTCTTGCTGGTTCAGGGGGCCGACCGGTAGCGAGATTCGTAGGAGGCCTGCTCCTGGTCGAGTCGCCGTCGTTTGTGAGTGTTGAGGAGCGCGGGGTCGAGGCCGTGGCTGACAAGGCGGTGGCGGAGGTAGATGTTCTTCAGGGCGAGAAGGAAGTACACGAACGGCAGGAACAGCAGCAGCACCATGCCGGTGCGGATGATCCAGGGGCCGGGAATGAGCACGAGCCCGGCGAGGATGGGAATCAGCGGGATGAGGCAGCGGGTGGCGTAGCGGCGGGTGGCGCCGGGGCCGGTCGTGTCCTCGATGACCCACGGGTGCAGCTCGGCGGGCAGAGTTCTGCCCAGGACGTAGCCGAGGCGTTGCCGCGCAGTGGGTTCGGGTGTGGCGGTGGGGTCGGAGGTGGGGGTCGTGTTGTCTGCGGTGTTCTCGGTCATGATCGGTCCTCGTTCGTGGTGGAGGTGTACTGGTGTTCGGGTAGGACGAGCTGGCGGGCGTAGGCGATGGCGCGCGGGGTGGTGTCGAAGAGGTGACGGTGGTCGCTGTCTGTGGTGGTGAACACCCCGAGGGCCTTGAGGGGGCGGAGGTGTTCGGGTTTGGCTCCGGAGATCAGGACGGTGATGTGCCGGTGCTCGAGTTTGGTGATGACGTCCTTGAGGACGATCGCGCCGGTGGCGTCGATCGCGGTGACCCGCGACATGCGCAGGATCACCACCTTCACTTCGGAGACGTCGGCGAGCTCGAGCAGGAACCGGTGCGCGGCGGCGAAGAACAGGGGGCCGTCGATCCGGTACGCGACGATGTGCTCGCGGAGCAGGTCGTGTTCCTCGACCAGGTGGTCGTCGGTTTCGAGCGGGACCTGTTCGATGCGGGCGGATTGGGCGACCGCTCGCAGGGCGAGGATCGCGGCGAATCCGACCCCGACGGCGACCGCGGTGACCAGGTCGAAGACGACGGTGACCAGGAAGGTGGCGACCATGACGATCGTGTCGGCGCGGGTAGCTCGGGTGATGGCCAGGATCGACGCGGTTTCGACCATCCGCACCGTGGTCGCCAGCAGCACCCCGGCCAGGGCGGCGAGCGGGATGTCGGCGACGAGCCCGGCGGCCAGATACACGATCGCCGCGAGGATGAGGGCGTGGGTCAGCGCCGCGAGCCGGGTGCGGGCGCCGGAGCGCACGTTGACGGCGGTGCGGGCGATCGCGCCGGTGGCGGGCACGCCACCGAACAGGGGGGCGGCGATGTTCGCCAGCCCCTGCCCGAACAGTTCCCGGTCCGGGTTGTGGCGGGCTCCCACGGCCATCGAGTCGGCGGCGGTCGCCGACAGCAGGGACTCGAGTGCCGCCAGCGCGGCGACGGCCAGGGCGGGGGCGATCAGCGAGGTCAGCTCGCCGAGGTGCAGGAAACTCAGGGTCGGCGCGGCGAACCCGGCCGGAATGGCGCCGATCCGGGCGATGTCGAGGCGAAAGAGTTGCGCCATCAGGGTGGCGGCGGCGACCGCGATCAGGGAGAACGGGACGCGGGGGAGGTAGCGGCCGCCGACGAGGATGACCCCGGCCACCGCCAGTGCGGTCGCCGGGGTCAGCACGGAGGGGGCTTGGGCGAACCGGTGGACGGCGTCGGCGGCGCTCTGCCACACCTTCTCCCCGGCGGCGCCGGTGATGCCCAGCGCGGAGGGGACCTGTTGCAGGGCAATGACGACGGCGATCCCGGCGGTGAATCCCTCGATCACCGGGGCCGGCATGTAGCGCACGGCCCGGCCCACCCCGGCGAACGCCAGAACGACCAGCACCACCCCGGCGATCAGCCCGACCGCGAGGACCCCGGTCGGCCCGTGCTGGGCGACGATGGGCACCAGCACCACGGTCATCGCACCGGTCGGGCCCGACACCTGAAAGCGGGACCCGCCGAAGACGGCCGCCACCGCCCCGGCGATGACCGCCGTCGTCAGGCCCGCGGCGGCGCCGAGGCCGGAGCTGATCCCGAACCCCAACGCCAGCGGCAGCGCCACCAGCGCGACGATCAGCCCGGCCAGCAGGTCCGCGGCCGGGGCACCGGCCGCGGGTTTCCACTCACCCCAGCGCGGCAGCAGCGCGGCCACCGACCGCGCGGCCCGGACGAGGGGGCTCTCGGTCGCGTCGGCCGGGCCGGTGGGGGTGGATGGTTCGGTCATCGACGTTCCTCGGTAGTGGCGGTCAGCGGTCGGCGGGCCATATGCTCAATAGTTGCTAATGTTAGCAAGTAGTCATCATCGAAAGTGGAGTGATGTGGGTAACCCGCATAGTGGGCCTGCCGGTGGCGCGGCGGCTGGTTGTCGCCGGCACCGGTCGACGGTGTCAGCTCGTATCCGGTCCCGCGTTCGGGCCGACCCGCGGTGGCCCGAACACCGACCGTGACGCGCTCCACTCACCCGATACACACAGCAAGGAGAGAGCGCGCCAACGAGTGCAGTCGTTGCGCGGTCGTTGCCCGAAGCGGGGCTGCGCCCAACGGGATTCCCCGTCCTCGGAGGCGGCGGGGGCGGGGGCGCGCCGGCGATCGGCGGTGTCCTCGATGCGCCGCAACGCCTATTCGAGGATCCGGGAGCTCGCCGAAGCCGGGCCAAAGGAATTTGTCGTCATCGCCGCGACGGAACCAGTTGACGTAGAGATCTTTGATTCGAGCCGACGATGGTCGCTGCCGTTTTCGATGTTCGAGGAGTTCACCGGCCGGGGCTTCCTGCCGACCCCGCCAACCTGTCCAGGGCTGGCGGTCACTGCGGTCCACGGGCGACCTGTGAAAAGGCTGGTGTGAACGCGTTCCTCGTCGTCGAAGAGCTCGTCGGCCTGCCGATCGGGACACCGTAGGTGCCGGGGCACGAACTGGTCGCGATCACCGATAGGCGCGGCCCACGGACCGTTGGGGGGGTGACGAAGAACTTGTGTTCCGACAACAATAGGGGCGGCGGCGGTCATGGTGGTCTCCTCGAGGAAAAGTGCGGGCGGAAAGTCTGAGCTTCCTCTCATCGTCGCGGTGCACCCATCACGGGCGTAGGGAAGAAGGTTCCACCTTGGTGGGCGGGGCCGAGACCGAACCCGGTTCAGGGGAGCGGAGCGGACCACCGAAGCGTGGTTCCGCCGGCGGGGGTCGCGTCGACGGCGCAGTGCCCGTTCACTTCCCGTGCCCGGGCCACCAGGTTGTCCAAGCCGCTCCGGGGGACGTTCTCGGGGATGCCGGTTCCATTGTCCGCGACCTCGATGGCGAGATCGTCGTACACGGCGATGCTGACGGTGACGGTGTCGGCCGATGCGTGCCGGACCGCGTTGCTCAACGCCTCACGCAGGACTGCCTCGGCATGTTCGGCGAGCGCGGCGTCGATGACGGACAGCGGCCCGGACATGTGCACGGTCGTGCGGAGCCCGGAATCCGCGGTGGCCTCGGCGACGATGTCGTGCAACCGCCGCCGGAACTGGGTCATGCCACCCGAACCGCCGTGAAGGTCGAAGATGGCGGTACGAATATCACGCACGATGTCGTGAAGGTCGTCGACCGACTGTATGAGTCGCTGTTTGACGATCGGTGCCTTCGTCCGCTGCAAGGTGCTCTGCAGTGAGAGGCCGACCGCGAACAGGCGCTGGATGACGTGGTCGTGGAGGTCGCGGGCGATGCGGTCGCGATCGGAGAGGACGTCGAGCTCACGCATTCGGCGTTGACTGTTGGCGAGCTGCAGCGCGACGGCCGCCTGATCTGCGAACCCCGACATCAACGCCAGCTGGTCATCGGTGAACGGCGGCGGGTCGATGTGACGGAGCGTCACCAGCACCTCTGTCACCGAATGCGTTGCCCGCAGCGGTAATACCAGTGCCGGACCGAACCGGGTTCCTGTCTCGAACACAGAGGGTCGAAGGATAGTGCGATGACGCGGAGCGGTGTCCGCTCGCGGAATGCTTCACCGGACGTCGACCCTCGAGTGGGATGGTCCGGCCGATGATGCGATCCGGCACCGTCCCGGCCGACGCGGTGACCACGAGTTCGGTGACGTCGTCCGACGGCATGTCGGGATCGTCCGGCACGGCGAGGAAGGCGCTGTCGGCGCCGGTGAGAGCGAGGGCGTCGTCGGCGATCACCTGCAGCACCTTGGCGGTGTCGCTGCCCGCGAGCAGTTCGGTCGCGATGTCGCGTGTCGCCTCGAGCCAGGCTTGCCTCGTCCGGGACTCCTCGTACAGGCGGGCGTTCTCGATCGCGATCCCGGCGGCGGTCGCGAGCGCACGGAGAAGGACCTCGTCGTCCTCGGTGAAGTGTGCACCGTTGGCCTTTTCGGTGAGGTACAGATTCCCGAACACCTCGTCGCGGATCTGAATGGGAACTCCCAGGAAGGTTTTCATCGGCGGATGGTCGGGTGGGAATCCTACCGAGGCGGAGTGGTGAGACAGGTCCTCCAGCCGGACCGGCTTCGGATCGGTGATGAGGACACCGAGGACCCCGCGGCCTCGGGGGAGGTCGCCGATCCGTTCGCGTCTCGCTTCGTCGATGCCCTCAAAGATTAACTCGCTCAGTCCCTCTCCCTTTCCGGGGGCGAGCACCCCGAGCGCGCCGTAGCGAGCATCCACCAGATTGATCGCGGCATGGACGATGGTGCGGAGGGTGTTTGTCGAGGTCGAGTTCGGATGTGACGGAGAGCATCGCCTCCAGCAGTCCGTCGACGTGATCTCGGGCATCGACGATCTGCTCGATGCGGTCCTGCACCTCGGTCAGGAGCTCCCGGAGCCTCAGTTCGGACAGGGCACCGAGTAGCGGCCCTCGGTCGCGCTCATCCGATTGACCGGTCACGCGACTCATTCTCCCCTGTAGTGGCATCGTTAAGTGTCGGAACTACTCTCGTCAGGTGCCGGACTGCTTCGACTGCATCTTCGTGGCGAGCACCGCTGCCTGAGTACTGCGCTCCACTCCCAGCCTGGTCAGCAGCCGGGACACGTAATTCTTGACGGTCTTCTCGGCGAGGAACATCCGCGCAGCGATCTGACGGTTGGTCAGTCCCTCACCGAGGAGGGCGAGCAATGTCCGCTCCTGATTGGTCAGGTGCCCGAAAATTCCCTCCTTGTCGCTGGCGTCCGCGCGAATCTTGGTGAGTAGAGCGCCGGCGGCGCGGCTGTCGAGGAGCGACTTCCCGCCGGCCACGTCGTGGACCGTCTGGGTCAGTTTCATACCTCGGATGTCCTTCACGACGTAGCCACTGGCCCCGGCGAGAATCGCGTCGAGCATGGCCTGCTCGTCGGTGAACGATGTCAGGATGAGGCAATGCAGTTCCGGCATCAGCGAGTGCAGTTCGCTGCACAGTTCGATTCCGTTGCCGTCGGGCAAGCGCACGTCGAGGACCGCGACGTCGGGTTTGAAGGCCGGGATCCGTGCCAGCGCCTGCGCATAGGAGGCAGCTTCACCGACCACCGTCAGTTCGGGATCGGAGGCCAGGAGATCCGCGATCCCGCGTCGGACGACCTCGTGGTCGTCCACCAGAAATACCCTGATCATGGGGCAACCTCCGGTCTGGCTGCGTCCCCCGTCCGGAAACGCAGATTACGCGGGCGACAGGAAGTGTCCGGCGCTTCCCTGTCGACGGGCTTCCGGTGTTCATCGAGATGCCGGACGGTCCGGGCGCGGTCCATGCCAGCGTGACCGGTGCGGCATCAACATCGCCGCCGCCAGACCGACGGTGGCGACGAGCGTTGCGGCAGCGCCGACTCCGACGAGCGGGGTTGCGAGCCAGGCGCCGGGCAGGACGACGACGCCTGCGGCCGCTGCTCCCGACACCACGGCAAGTGCGAACCCGGCGGGACGTAGGTACAGGAACTCCCCGGGTACGTCGTCGCGCCGGTGACGGTCGTCGCGTGGCCGCGATGCGGTGGAATGACCTTCGAACATCATGTCCTCCCTCCTTTGCCGACGGGTGGCTCCGATCTCGTGCGTCGGCCTCTTCCCCCACGGTGCGATAGCGGCGAGCGCTTTTCCAGGGCCAAAGGTCACACTTCTCGGGACCCCGCGGTACCACGGCGCGATTACTGTCATCTTCGACCACCGATCCGAGGTCTGGTGGGCCTCGGCGCTGTGGCTGCGCCGATGTTCGGGGAAGGGATCAACGGCACGGCATCCCGCCACTCCAATGCGTCGGATGTGAACGTTCCTCGTGCGTGCAGCGTCTCACAGCAACGACAAGGACTTCCCTGGTCACCGGTGTCAATGACCTTGTGCCCTAGCCCGCCCGCCTCGTGTGCGGAAGACTGTGAAGCAGAACGGCGGTCCGAGGAGGAATGTGATGACCACCGATCAGGTACTGCGCTGGTGGCGTCTGGCGCCCTGGAGCCGAAATCCCCTCATGCGGGCCACGGACCGCTGCGATTCCGTCGTCGCGGCCGTCCTGATCACCTTCATCCTGATGGTGGTCCCGTTCGCAGCGGCGCTCGGAACCGTGACGTACACCAGTTTGAACGAACGGTCCCACGCCGAACTCCGGACCAGGCATGCGCAGTCAGCCGTTGTCATCGATGATCCGCGACACGTGGTGGTCGCGGACGCGCCCAGCCGTTCCCCGGAAATGCAGGGCCGTGCGACGGTTCAGTGGACTGCGCCGGACGGTGTCCTGCGCTCGACTGATGTGGAGATCAGACCCGGAACGCACCGGGGCGACACCATCACTGTGTGGGTAGACATGAACGGCAACGTTGTCGACGAGCCCAGGTCGGGAGTGGAGAACGCGGCGATCGCGGTGAGCGCGGCCCTGTTGCTCTGGACGGTGGCGGCGGTCTGCTCCCTGCTGTTGTACGTGGGGGTGCGGTGGATGAATGGACGAAGCCGGATCCGCCAGTGGGATCGCGCATGGAGGGATTTCGGCCGAACACCGGGCTGGCCGGTGAGCTGACACACTGGTGCGCCGGTCGTGGACCGGGGCGCGGACGATACCTGGCTCAGAATGACCGTGCACCCACCGCTGCTCGACTCGGACAACGCGGTCGTGGCAGGAGATCTTCACCGCGCGTTGACTTCCGGCGCCCGTGCTGACCGAAGCGCCTCACCCGCTTATCCTCGGTCGCAGTTGGTGACCGCGATAGACGATCGGAAACCTCAAGCACGCCAGGCGGGCTGGTCCGTGCTGGACCGACAACGAGTCGATCACCACGGGTTCAAGTCCGGTGAAACCACGCTGAAGCAGGTCGATACTTCCGGCCATGGCTGCCCAGTGGATTCACTCGGACGTCGCCCTCCTCGGATGTCGGTGACGTCGGCCGCGTATATCCGGTCGAAGAATTCTCCAGTCCGCAGCCACATCGCCCGCCGGCAAGTCCGGCAAAGGCAAATCCCTACCTGAACGGCGTGCTCGGCGAGGCAGCCAACGCCGCCGCCACGACCGAAGCTTTCCTCGGCGAACGCGACCGGCGCATCGTCCCGCGGCGCGGGCAAGCTCACAGCGCTCCTCGCGGTTGCCCGCTCGATCCTCGTCATCGTCTGGCACCTGCTCGCCGACGCCGGCGCCCGCTTCCGTGACCTCGGGACCGACCGCCACACCCTCCGGCTCCACACCGCACGCAATCTGCAATCGCATCGCCCAACTCGCCGCGCGTGGCTACCGCGTCACGCTAGAACCCGCTGCCTGACCCCATGCCCACCGCCACAACCGAACCCGGCTCCCCAAGCTCGGGCGGGTGCCGTCGCCTGCCCACTCACCAGAGGCGTTTCCGGTCAGTGGCGCAGGTAACCTCGATTGCCCTGCGCGGCGGCCTGGTTGTGGCCGGCACCGGTCAACGGTGTCAGCGC
This genomic interval carries:
- a CDS encoding pyridoxamine 5'-phosphate oxidase family protein; the encoded protein is MGYDTDAAAEQPITELTSEESWQLLGSGALGRLALSVSGRVDIFPVNYVVHEGKVYFRTAEGTKLVELTIHRDVTFEVDEISENTGWSVIVHGTARRLQKLSEVAAADELPLRSWLATPKFNYVEITPTEITGRRLVFGNEPDR
- a CDS encoding pyridoxamine 5'-phosphate oxidase family protein, which gives rise to MGSDDPSVTELAVNECWALLRTESVGRLAVWVDDHPDIFPLNYAVDHGTIVFRSGRGTKVSAAVSDAPVALEVDGYETRSREAWSVVIKGRAEGIREIDELMDTVDLPLFPWQAGTKNLFIRLVPTLVTGRRFPVVDPTVWRTPFSSVRRSPSE
- a CDS encoding DUF5313 family protein; amino-acid sequence: MTENTADNTTPTSDPTATPEPTARQRLGYVLGRTLPAELHPWVIEDTTGPGATRRYATRCLIPLIPILAGLVLIPGPWIIRTGMVLLLFLPFVYFLLALKNIYLRHRLVSHGLDPALLNTHKRRRLDQEQASYESRYRSAP
- a CDS encoding SulP family inorganic anion transporter, whose translation is MTEPSTPTGPADATESPLVRAARSVAALLPRWGEWKPAAGAPAADLLAGLIVALVALPLALGFGISSGLGAAAGLTTAVIAGAVAAVFGGSRFQVSGPTGAMTVVLVPIVAQHGPTGVLAVGLIAGVVLVVLAFAGVGRAVRYMPAPVIEGFTAGIAVVIALQQVPSALGITGAAGEKVWQSAADAVHRFAQAPSVLTPATALAVAGVILVGGRYLPRVPFSLIAVAAATLMAQLFRLDIARIGAIPAGFAAPTLSFLHLGELTSLIAPALAVAALAALESLLSATAADSMAVGARHNPDRELFGQGLANIAAPLFGGVPATGAIARTAVNVRSGARTRLAALTHALILAAIVYLAAGLVADIPLAALAGVLLATTVRMVETASILAITRATRADTIVMVATFLVTVVFDLVTAVAVGVGFAAILALRAVAQSARIEQVPLETDDHLVEEHDLLREHIVAYRIDGPLFFAAAHRFLLELADVSEVKVVILRMSRVTAIDATGAIVLKDVITKLEHRHITVLISGAKPEHLRPLKALGVFTTTDSDHRHLFDTTPRAIAYARQLVLPEHQYTSTTNEDRS
- a CDS encoding phosphoenolpyruvate carboxykinase domain-containing protein; protein product: MKDLYVNWFRRGDDDKFLWPGFGELPDPRIGVAAHRGHRRSPARPRPRRLRGRGIPLGAAPLRATTAQRLHSLARSLLAVCIG
- a CDS encoding response regulator transcription factor; translated protein: MIRVFLVDDHEVVRRGIADLLASDPELTVVGEAASYAQALARIPAFKPDVAVLDVRLPDGNGIELCSELHSLMPELHCLILTSFTDEQAMLDAILAGASGYVVKDIRGMKLTQTVHDVAGGKSLLDSRAAGALLTKIRADASDKEGIFGHLTNQERTLLALLGEGLTNRQIAARMFLAEKTVKNYVSRLLTRLGVERSTQAAVLATKMQSKQSGT